A genomic stretch from Telopea speciosissima isolate NSW1024214 ecotype Mountain lineage chromosome 7, Tspe_v1, whole genome shotgun sequence includes:
- the LOC122669715 gene encoding heparan-alpha-glucosaminide N-acetyltransferase-like isoform X1 yields the protein MAEMNEETNRQHRLNVVEETEIHSEKPTPKEKTKRVASVDIFRGLTVAVMILVDDAGGEWPMITHAPWNGCNLADFVMPFFLFIVGMAIALAFKRIPSRGMAVKKVIIRTIKLIFWGLILQGGYSHAPDELTYGVDMKRIRWCGILQRIALAYLVVALLEISTKSSQTKDLSAGWCSLFKLYCWQWLLGGCVIVVYLGVIYGIYVPDWHFTIHNRDSPNYGKVFTVACNARGKLDPPCNAVGYVDREVLGINHMYGHPAWRRSTVCTENSPYEGPFRKDAPSWCYAPFEPEGVLSSISSILTTIIGVHLGHVLVHLKSHSNRLKHWVSMGLALLVLGFVLHYTNAIPLNKQLYSFSYVCLTAGAAALVFSVFYVLVDIWGLRYLFLPLEWIGMNAMFVYVMAAEGIFAGFINGWYYDDPHNTLVYWIQKHIFIKVWHSRRVGILLYVVFAEILFWGTVAGILHWLGIYWKL from the exons GTAATGATATTGGTGGATGATGCGGGAGGTGAATGGCCGATGATAACGCATGCCCCTTGGAATGGGTGTAACCTCGCTGATTTCGTCATGCCATTTTTTCTATTCATCGTTGGGATGGCAATTGCCCTTGCATTTAAG AGAATTCCAAGTCGGGGCATGGCGGTCAAAAAAGTGATTATTAGGACGATTAAACTGATCTTTTGGGGTCTCATCTTACAAG GTGGGTATTCGCATGCTCCGGATGAACTAACTTATGGAGTTGATATGAAAAGAATAAGGTGGTGTGGAATCCTTCAG AGAATTGCTCTTGCATATCTGGTAGTTGCACTTCTTGAGATCTCAACAAAGAGCTCACAAACCAAGGATCTGTCAGCTGGGTGGTGCTCTTTATTCAAGCTATACTGTTGGCAATG GCTGCTTGGTGGATGTGTCATTGTTGTTTATTTGGGAGTAATATATGGGATATACGTCCCTGATTGGCACTTCACTATCCATAATAGAGATAGTCCTAACTATGGGAAGGTTTTCACT GTAGCTTGCAATGCCAGAGGAAAATTGGATCCCCCATGTAATGCTGTTGGATATGTGGACAGAGAAGTGCTAGGAATCAATCACATGTATGGACATCCAGCTTGGAGGAGATCTACA GTTTGTACTGAGAATTCCCCTTACGAGGGCCCTTTTCGAAAAGATGCTCCATCATGGTGTTACGCACCATTTGAACCAGAAGGAGTCCTAAG CTCAATCTCATCTATTCTCACAACAATCATTGGAGTGCATTTAGGACATGTGCTTGTACACTTAAAG TCTCACTCAAATAGGCTAAAGCACTGGGTTTCCATGGGCCTTGCTCTTCTCGTTTTAGGATTTGTTCTTCACTACACAAATG CAATTCCGTTAAATAAACAATTGTACAGCTTCAGTTATGTTTGTCTGACAGCCGGTGCAGCTGCATTGGTGTTCTCAGTCTTTTATGTTCTG GTTGACATTTGGGGGTTGCGGTATCTTTTTTTGCCATTGGAATGGATTGGCATGAATGCTATGTTTGTTTATGTGATGGCAGCCGAAGGAATCTTTGCAGGATTCATTAATGGATGGTATTATGATGACCCGCATAATACACTG GTTTACTGGATTCAAAAGCACATCTTCATAAAAGTGTGGCACTCAAGAAGGGTAGGCATTCTCCTCTATGTTGTATTTGCAGAGATCCTATTCTGGGGTACAGTTGCGGGCATTTTGCACTGGTTGGGCATTTACTGGAAGCTTTAG
- the LOC122669715 gene encoding heparan-alpha-glucosaminide N-acetyltransferase-like isoform X2, with the protein MILVDDAGGEWPMITHAPWNGCNLADFVMPFFLFIVGMAIALAFKRIPSRGMAVKKVIIRTIKLIFWGLILQGGYSHAPDELTYGVDMKRIRWCGILQRIALAYLVVALLEISTKSSQTKDLSAGWCSLFKLYCWQWLLGGCVIVVYLGVIYGIYVPDWHFTIHNRDSPNYGKVFTVACNARGKLDPPCNAVGYVDREVLGINHMYGHPAWRRSTVCTENSPYEGPFRKDAPSWCYAPFEPEGVLSSISSILTTIIGVHLGHVLVHLKSHSNRLKHWVSMGLALLVLGFVLHYTNAIPLNKQLYSFSYVCLTAGAAALVFSVFYVLVDIWGLRYLFLPLEWIGMNAMFVYVMAAEGIFAGFINGWYYDDPHNTLVYWIQKHIFIKVWHSRRVGILLYVVFAEILFWGTVAGILHWLGIYWKL; encoded by the exons ATGATATTGGTGGATGATGCGGGAGGTGAATGGCCGATGATAACGCATGCCCCTTGGAATGGGTGTAACCTCGCTGATTTCGTCATGCCATTTTTTCTATTCATCGTTGGGATGGCAATTGCCCTTGCATTTAAG AGAATTCCAAGTCGGGGCATGGCGGTCAAAAAAGTGATTATTAGGACGATTAAACTGATCTTTTGGGGTCTCATCTTACAAG GTGGGTATTCGCATGCTCCGGATGAACTAACTTATGGAGTTGATATGAAAAGAATAAGGTGGTGTGGAATCCTTCAG AGAATTGCTCTTGCATATCTGGTAGTTGCACTTCTTGAGATCTCAACAAAGAGCTCACAAACCAAGGATCTGTCAGCTGGGTGGTGCTCTTTATTCAAGCTATACTGTTGGCAATG GCTGCTTGGTGGATGTGTCATTGTTGTTTATTTGGGAGTAATATATGGGATATACGTCCCTGATTGGCACTTCACTATCCATAATAGAGATAGTCCTAACTATGGGAAGGTTTTCACT GTAGCTTGCAATGCCAGAGGAAAATTGGATCCCCCATGTAATGCTGTTGGATATGTGGACAGAGAAGTGCTAGGAATCAATCACATGTATGGACATCCAGCTTGGAGGAGATCTACA GTTTGTACTGAGAATTCCCCTTACGAGGGCCCTTTTCGAAAAGATGCTCCATCATGGTGTTACGCACCATTTGAACCAGAAGGAGTCCTAAG CTCAATCTCATCTATTCTCACAACAATCATTGGAGTGCATTTAGGACATGTGCTTGTACACTTAAAG TCTCACTCAAATAGGCTAAAGCACTGGGTTTCCATGGGCCTTGCTCTTCTCGTTTTAGGATTTGTTCTTCACTACACAAATG CAATTCCGTTAAATAAACAATTGTACAGCTTCAGTTATGTTTGTCTGACAGCCGGTGCAGCTGCATTGGTGTTCTCAGTCTTTTATGTTCTG GTTGACATTTGGGGGTTGCGGTATCTTTTTTTGCCATTGGAATGGATTGGCATGAATGCTATGTTTGTTTATGTGATGGCAGCCGAAGGAATCTTTGCAGGATTCATTAATGGATGGTATTATGATGACCCGCATAATACACTG GTTTACTGGATTCAAAAGCACATCTTCATAAAAGTGTGGCACTCAAGAAGGGTAGGCATTCTCCTCTATGTTGTATTTGCAGAGATCCTATTCTGGGGTACAGTTGCGGGCATTTTGCACTGGTTGGGCATTTACTGGAAGCTTTAG